The Harmonia axyridis chromosome 3, icHarAxyr1.1, whole genome shotgun sequence nucleotide sequence AGAGTCCAGACTATGCCTCTCAGGTATACGGCTATTCTTGAGTCTTTGTTTGCTTGCATTCAGGTTTCTTTGATGAGGTCTCTGTGACTAGTTATTTCTACACCCAACACCCAAATAACTGAATTTCGAACTGTGCTGTATCGTTACATCTAATTGGCTCTTATATGACCATGGATTTCGTCACTGATATTCTCTTAATATTGTATTTCAGTAGTCATTGCTCTTCGTTATAATCTGTATCCACCTTGCATCTCTTCCACGCTTTCTATGTGAGGTTCTGACTGTCTTATTCCTTTCATTATTGGTATTTCTGCTGTAAATGCTTGTAGTGTTCTCATTCTTGTTTTGTTGTTCTTGTTGATTTGTACTATGGCTTGTATATAATCTTCTATAATGGTCTTCCCTCGCAGTATCTCTATGACTCTTCCAATTGTTGTCTTCAGATTATCTGTCTAAGTATAAAAATTGCATCCACGGTCGATCTATTTTTTCTGAAGCCTTGCCGTTCTTCGCTTATATCAACTCTATCTGTTCTATTTGTAGTAAAATCTTAGTAAACCGTTTGCTGGTGCTGTTCAGCAGTGAGataattctgtaattttctGGTTCGTTCTCattatataattgttatttgtatatatttgttatttgatGCTATTTTTTAAGTGGGCATTTAGCACACTTTCAGAAACATAAAaacatgaatatttgaattcgttcgcttgaatataaaatacgtaaaaatgagttcaaaatatgaaatttcaaattgcctTCACTGCAATTCAGTTTGGTGCCTTTTCTGCATCAActtattgatttttctgtttttaatgaATGTCAAGAGATTggtttttcattcttgaattgatgtGTAGTTATTTTACTGTACTTAAGGTATACCATATCGCATTGATTAAAACTGAAAGTATAAATGATATTTTCAGTTAGAAAGAATTCATCAGAAGTGATAgaataattatgaaatttttcgatgttTCTTGTATTCGCACATCTTTGATCCAGAATAATATCATAACTTCAATGATGATGCTCATGGTACCGatcaattattccaaaatttctACTTTTGGGAAAATTTAGGCTAATACCTTCCTGACCATTCGAGAATCCTACCACACGAACGGAATATTGGCTTCTTGATGAGAGAATTTCTATCTTTATAACATCTGTAATTACGTCATTGCAGAAGTTGAGAAGGTTTATAATCAGGAATCTAGGTAACATTGACATTCGTATGTTGTGTTGTaagttttaataataaaatgttaaaTGGTAGTTAACAGAATCGTTCGAGTTGGTAACAACCTACCAAAATAAACGATTAGCGAATATAAACAAATAGTTGAAGAGGTTGTCAGCCGCTCGGAGTTTGTCATAGATGAAGCAATCTATCATTCTTATAACAGATGAcaagcaattttttcatttggcaGTACTGCAGTACATTTGcgatttataaatattttgtttgataCTATTGGATCTGAAAACAGgaaatggaattgaaaaaaattgtctacCGAACAAAACGGTTCCCATTGCAAAATATGCATGCATTTTAGCAAGTGGAATTCGAAGTAAGTATAAAAATACAGTAAAACCTCGATTATCCGTTCTCCTATTATCCGTTTTACTCTGTAATCCGTGCTCGTCGACATTTTCACTCATCCGTTCCTACGAGCAGACATCCACTCGATTATCCGGGATTCAATTCATTACGCATGCGCCatagtaataatttggtataatttgaaaatgttttagtcGATGTTGTTGAGGAATGGCTAAATTCGGATTTAAATGAACCCGGTTATCAGATACTGGATGATTCAGAAATCGCATCAAAATTTTCCCAACCTAACCACTGTATGGATACAGACGATTGTCGattaaagtgttgaagaattttccacgcaggaaatagaaattcataatacaagtgcagaaggcattgatattcttccacgagctcaaaattcaaaaacgagccacgaagtggcgagtttttgaatggacgagtggtagaatgagccttctgtacgagtattatacattattttctctaattcattgcatttttattgaaattaatgaaatatttccataaatatcttttagtgatttttgcattgaaaaatgttggttgggtgaactgatttcttcaaggcaaattgatgaatcgacacataaagccgtggcggaaagttcggagtaccaacatataataataaaatataaccatgaaaactgtgcgtttcagatatattctcgcacgattttcttctaaaagatgtggaagaatgaacggaataaccacagaattagagaaacactgtttctgccaaagacgcgttgagatttgcaaatggtctgatgcactatttagagcaggaaaatgatacggattatattgatgtcctccacttgaggaaaattcgggctcacatttgtctcaagatgaataataaaaaaaagacagacaaaaattacataatttttcaactgaaatatatacattcgatgtattataggtaccaatgcaatgatttgtttttcatttgtatatttttatatggtattatgattctattgattttgttgcttaataaataattgtaccgcatacatttctctaattttcatagttgttgtgcgtattttgaggaatttcgattgtccgtgtttttcgattatccgggaACCGTTTCCCCTCCATTAGGCCGGATGATCGAGGTTCTACTGTATGTATAAAATTTCCAGACATACAACAAAAAGTGATCAAatcatcaaaattgaatgaatttcggAAAGTGGACATTATATTTTAGCATCTAGGTATGTACTTTCAAAATTACCAACCAATTGTACCAACCTCGAAAAAATCCTTGGATTAAACTTTGAAGGAGATGTGCTTTCTTGCCGGCAGTTACATTGTTCCCATTCGAATTGATAATATAACCAGAACAACCCTCTTCCAATAAGGAAAATCGAAGTATTGGTTGGGTCAACGCTATTTACAGATTATTTTCAGATTCAGctgaaattttgcttactgTCCTTGATTCATTCTTTTAATTTTAGGGCAATAAATAGTATTTGAACAGAATGTGCATATAGTGTTTATTCCATCATATTTCAGAATTTGGAGAATATCAATCTCAATCGATATCAATTCCGTATTTACCTAAGAGAAATATAAAATAGCGAATGAATTTTCCTAGACATTAGTGATGAATGCTATTATTTACAGTGATAAGTTATTCTGTGAGATTGAAAAGTTTTACATAAATTCCATTTTACAAATTAGGTTCATTTTCTTAAAATAAATCTACTGACTTCCATCAAACAATTGGGAAAATAAATATTGCACACAGCCTGTATACTTATAACTAACATAAATAACACATCTCCATTCTACAAGAGTACTCTGTTATTATTACACTTTCACTTAACATATTCACTCAGTTCACATATTTCATCGTACCAGGtgtaatgaaaaatgttctaTGTAAAAGGTGAAACTCGTTGTCAGATTAATATCATTTTAAGAGATCAAAATGAATTGTAAATTACAATAGTTTATAGATTTCCTTCCTGCCatcttttaaaaaataatttctcaatTATTCATAATTCCGTTGTTTCTAATTTTCTTGGAAGTGGTGCTGGAGGTAGAGTTTGATAAACATTTTGTGGTCTATGGTTGCACTTCTCTTCCATTTGATCGTTGGTGCAGATGTTACTTTCTGGATTGCTGATTACGTTTTCATCAAGGGAGTCATGCTCAGAAGCTTGgctttaaaaaataaaataaatatgaattgaTAACATTatttgaacaaagaaaaaatcaacCAACATCAATAAGACTAGCTATACCTGTATAAATCTCCATTTTTGAACCATTCATTTTCATATGCCTGAAGCCAAATTGGGTTGCTACCATGCATAGTGTGTTTGTTGGTATTTGGTACACGTCCGCTAATGATGCTGAGACCTCCTCCTCTCTCATGGATCTCAGAATCTGCACCCACTAAAACATAGTGTAAGTACGTTAAAAAATGGGGAGGAATGATAATGAATGATATAAAAGAATGTCAATACAATTTTTGATTCCAAAAACACATAACTTCCCTTGAATTGCCTAAGGTAGAAGGCTTTCAAAAGAATCATGTCCtggtttttatgtttttggtaCTGTTTCAGGAGTAATATGCCGAAACATTTACCATTCCTACGAAATAATTAGTTCTGAATAAAAAGTTGTAGAGCATGAGTAATCAATAATAAGTGATCTTCTAAATTCAATATTGAAGTTGGAAGTTCTTATGCTTTGAAATTCAACATGAAAAGATATCAAACTAACAATGTTATAAAAGTAGGAATCCTTACCATAAGCAGTTGCCGTTGCTGCCTTTAATTTCCTATGGTATCTTTGCCTTTGATTCCAACATAATGCTAAGCAAAGACATAacagaagcaataaaaacattgaagaagcTGTTAACCAAAATGTCTGGTTAACAGTTTGAAGGGATTGCAATGCAAGGGCTCCTCCAGGTTGCGTATCCAACACATTGAAATCCTGAAAAAACTCATTTATATTCAACGAAAAGTGTaatcataaaataatattaCTTTGAAAAGACTGTCtaatttttcagtattttggtCGACCAATCGAAGAACCTCTTCTACCTCCAGAATTGAGTTATCATTTTTGTCTACCAGATGAAGGTATAAATCGGTTCTTGTTTTGTCTACAGTTCCATCATGATTAGCATGTACCCTAAATTCATCTATATTAACGATTGCTCCAGTCACATTACCTagtattctgaaaaaaaaaggataaatgTTAGTGATAAAAGGCTAATCAAGAATAATCCTCCTTACTCCCTGAATAGTTCGATTTTTTCTCTCAATTCAGGTGGATGTTGTCTTAGAACAAAACGAACTCTTTGATCTTCTCTCAGCAGATATATGAAGACCCGAGACATATCACGAAGATTGTCTGTATCGTTAACCATGACCTGAGAATAATATAggcaaaaattatattatggaATTTTACATAAATTTTAACATTATTACTACCACAGATAACAACAAAGAAGTTATCAAAATTTCTACTCTGATGATATATTTTCTCTGCTAGGTTTTTATGGTTAATATTGAATTAagttatttttgaaaagtttcaaCAAAGTAGGTGTATATCATTTTACCATGAAGTCAAAGTAGCCTTTCATTCCTTGCTGTGGATCAAAATTGAGAATAACATCACCTGTATCCTCATCAACCACAAATGGCGGTTTGTGTATATTCTCCAAACCTTCTGTGAGAgtcatttgaatttttcctatcaaataatatttgatTCTGGCGTTGATTCCAATATCAGCATCAACTGCCTAAAAAGCAGACATTGGATAGTGTTTTCAATATTTGAGCATTGGTTATAAGTTCACCTTCACAGACATAAATCTTGTACCGAAGTCTGTAGCTGTACTAACACCTCCAGTGAACACTCTATGTAGAAATCGAGGAGCATTATCATTAACATCTGTAACATTGATTATGACTTTGAGTTGGGTGTCATCATTTGGATCGAAAAATCCGTCGCTTTTTGGAGTAGAGGAACAATCTTCTGTAGCTTTGACAAGGAGAAGATAGATGCTCTGTTCTTCACGATCCAAAGGTTTCAAAATCTGGAAGAATTGGTCGGAATATATAAATATGTGAATAGATATTTTTGATTATGTTTTTGAGAGAAAATTATTGGAAAAGAATCTCAGAACGTCATGGGCGTAAACAGGAAGTAGGCTATTTCTGTGGAATTAGCTGATTTCAGGTAAGAAGTTAATCTTAAAATTATGTTGTTTATTTGTTTCATAGATTTACCAGAGTTTATAAAGAAAGAAATTTACCGTCAGTGTATGCTGAATTCTATCAAGTTCGAAGTATTCATCTTCGTTTCCTCCAATAATATAGTAACATATAGGAGTTGGTGGCCCTTCGAATTCAAGATCATCTCTATCAACAGTGTCTGGTAACTTTCTTATTTCGACTCCTGGCGCTTCATTCtctgttgaaaaatttcaataagatCTTAAAATACTCATGAGAATAATATTTCAGCTACCTGTGAAGCTTACTGTAAACTCATCACTCAGGAATTGAGGTTGATAGTCATTTATATTGCTCACGTAAACAGTCAAATCCAAATCAGAACTGAGAGATGTGGGTGTACCAAGATCATAGGCCTCTATTCTAATCTGGAAACGTTCACAATTATCGATTGATCAAATATTAGGAGCAATATTTCTTACATCGTATATTTTCTGTTGTCCTCTATTAAGCGGTAGTCTTAACTCTAGTACGCCAGAAACTGGTTGGAGATTGAAAGTTTTCCAATGGCTAGCAGGGTCAGCTTTCAATTTATATCTTACTGCACCATTTAATCCTATATCTGCATCTGTAGCAACTATTTGAATCAGTGCGCTACCTACAGTagcattctgaaaattaaattgCTGAATAAGTTTAGTCCATTAGTGCATCTCTCAGGTTTACCTCTGGAACACGCAGTGTTGAGTTTGGAGGGGGAGTTACAAAAACTGGAGCATGGTCGTTGAAATCTATTATACTTATACATATTGGCTCCTCCACCAAGTGACTGGGAGTTCCTAAGTCTTGTGCCCTCATCAACAAGGTATAATTTCCATGTCGACCTCTGAGAGGAGCTATGGCTTTCAACTCAGCAGACCATTCGTTTATCTGCTCCACACTGAATAATTCAACATTGTTTCCATCTGCTATATCAATGATTACCTAAGGAGTGATATTTGCTCATTATGATAAATTCTTGAAGAACTCAGCACCACATACCTGACCATTAGACGTGCTAGGATCATCTGAGTCTGATGCATGAATTGTAGTTATTGGTTGGccaatttcatgaaattcagtaACATTGATACAATACGGTGGTACCAATAACTGTGGACTATTATCATTCACGTCTAGAATGGTTACACTGGAAAGGAATCATTTGATTTAACATGATCGTTAAAAAGAGATTCTGTTTTGCAATGATGAGATCCAGTTTGACCAAAAGTTAAAAAAGTTGTTTCAAAATACTacactatatattttttgaggtCCCATGTGAGAGCTTAGTGTGGCGCATCATGTATTTGaagagttttcatttcattacttACTTTATATGTTTGAAAGCATTTCTACTTTCACCATTATTAAATCCATATTGATAGTTATCCCAAGCTTCTATGATCAGTAAATAGGAGGCTTTTTCTTCGCGATCCAATTTatccgaaattttcaaaataccagTATCAGCGTCTAAAGAAAATTTTCCTTGAGATGACAAACGATCCAATAAATaggtaatttttccattttctccAGAATCTGCGTCCTGAGCTTCGATGATTGTTACCTGCGTTCCAACAGGCATATCTTCAGGAAGCATTAACCTCGAAGGTTCAGCCATAAAAATTGGACTGTTATCATTTTCATCCAACACTTGAATGAAGAGTTCTACTCTTGAAGATCGAGGAGGAACTCCTGAATCAATAGCTTTAACCTGAAAAATGTATGTTTCAAATTTCTCAAAGTTCGAATAACGGAAACTTACCGATAGATTCATCCAGTTGTACATCTCATGATCGATTCGATTTGCAACAACAAGATTACCAGTTGATGTGTCCAGAAATACCAgattcttatattcaattttaccCTCTAGAGCATAAACGatagttttatttttatctgCATCCTCTGCTAGAACGCTTCCTATTGCAACTCCATTCTTAGAATTTTCTGTGATTGAGAATTTATAGAATGGCTTAACGAACTTTGGGCTGTTATCGTTTATATCTTCCAACTCTACATCGATAAatgctggaaaaaaattgactcaCATTCTATATTACAGAAAAATTTCGTTAATTTTACTTTTGGCTATCTGTGGACCAGTTTCAGAAGCTAGATCCTCAACATTCAAGGCTATGCGGTAAGTTTCAGCAACTTCTCTATCCAATAGTTTGGCTACAGTTAAAATTCCTGTTTTTGCATTGAGATGGAACATTTTTGCGCAGTCAAATTCTGGAGTTCTTAGAAGAAGATTACCTCTCTCGTTTCTTGCTTCGCACTCATTGGGATTGGTTGAGTAAAAAAGTTTAGCTGTGGAATCTAAATCTTTCGCAATAATCTTCGATATGATTGTACCGACCTATTGAAACAAACCATAAATAAATATACACGAGATAAAATGTGTGTTTGAAGACTTACTGGTGTGTTTTcccttataattatttttccggttTCTAAGAACACTGGTTTCTTATTGTTGACGTCAATAACATTTATAATAACAGTGACAGATTTTTCACGTCTATTTTCTCCAGGGGCTCCATCTATAGCAATGACTGTTAGTTTGTATTCCAACGTTCTCGATGATGAGATGTCAGGATCTAAGGATGCTCCTTTCGCTATTGAAATGATACCAGACTCAGCACCAATAACGAATTTATCTGAAGCTCCTCTTTGTATTCTATAAACGATGTGATTGTTGGGATAAGATCCATCACCATCCCAAGCTCTTATCTGAAACACAAGAATATGTTGACTGACTTATACAGTGAACTAGACGTTCATTAATACCTTGAGGAGAGATGTACTCTCTGTTATGTTTTCCAAAAtggttttattgtaaaaattatATTCGAATATTGGAGTATTATCATTGACATCTTGTACGTAAACGACCAGTGGCACATCTGAGAATAGACTTGGATAACCTAAATCTTTAGCCCTTATTGTTAACAATAACGTTCGTACGTTTTCTTTGGAGCTTCCATCTAAAAGTTCAAAATCTAAGGGATACTTTGGTTCGATGATGCCTGAGTGTGGATTAATAGTGAAGTTTTCGTACAATTCACCGAatagtgaatattcgatttcgcTATTTTTGGTACCTGAAAAAGTAATGATGTAAGTTTATGAACTTCTTCAAGAAGTTGAAAAATTCACCATTCAAGTCAGCATCACGAGCTTCAACTCTTATGGGCACCTCAAAATGAGGCTTATTCTCGAAGAGCCTAGCCTCATATTTGTTATAAATAAACAATGGAGGATTATCATTTACATCCTCAAGGTTAATGACCAACTGTACTGTATTCCTATTTCCTCTACCAAGGTTATCCCTCGCTTCAACTGTTAGATAATGTCTTGAGACTTGCTCCCTATCCCAATTTGGTCCTCCAGCTGTCTTGACAGTAATAACTCCTGATGTGGGATGCAGATTCAACCTGAAGATTTGAaagatatgaaataaaattacccAAGGCTCTCTCTCATTAATCACATATGCAAATGTACTAAATGTGATATCAAAATTTTAAAGATATCAGAAAAGTGTAGGAACGATATTGAAAGGTAGTTTTCAAGTGTATAATTGAACCTTCAAGGCAATCCCAACGAGTTCATTCAACACatattatatttcaagagaattcagaaatttgtgttatagaaaatataaaaagtcaATGCTATAGGTCTAGACGAGAAAAAACAAACCTAAATGACATATTTGTGTTACCTAGCAATCTCTTAGTCTACAGATAATGTTGTTTAGATGAATAATACTTACAAATGCTCAATACTTCCAGCTAGATTAGTATATCTTACTCCTTTAGTCCCGAAGTTACCTGAATCATCATCCAGAGCTTGAACCCAAGCTATTGTTGTTCCAATATCACAATTTTCGGGAACGCTAACATCATAAATACTTCTAATGAATTCTGGGTAATTGTCATTTCTGTCGAGGATATGTACATTCACACTAACTTCTGTAAACTTTGGGTTGGTTTTTACTATTTCTTTCGCAACCAGGgtaaaattgattattttaagtttttcaTAATCCAATGCACTCGAATTCTTCACTTTGATCATGAAAGTGGCTTCATTGACCGCTTTCGTTGGAGAAATCTCGAAAAGGTCACTGGCTCCTTTCACATAAAGTTGGAAGGTTCCATTCAGCcccttgatgaaaataattcaagtgaGTAAACACTATCAACAAATATCatattatcaataaaaattttaatgaccTACTACAATCTATACTGCAATATCCACTACTAGTTCTAAGCTTTCGAGAGTTCTTTAAAATGTTGAAggacaaaacaaaacaaatataTCATTTGATGTGCCTTCTATAGGCCCTAGACATTTCAGCAAATGGTAATAGAGGATCTGTGGATAAATCATAATACCTGATCGTAGTCGAAAACTTCTGGTATAGCTGATCTAAGAAATGTCAAAGGGGTATTTATAGGGGCGTTTTCAGCAACTTCACAATCATAGTGTCTACTTCTAAATGTAGGGGCTTCATCGTTAACATCTGTTACAATGATGGTCACCTCAGTCGATGACCAAGGAGATGGCACTTCTTGACTTCCCCTTTCTGTAGCCTTGAAAAAGtagacaaaatgaaaatatagaatttatCAAGTGGTTCTTGAAACTTACTATAACCTGGAGTACAAAGGTTCCAGATGTTTCAAACATAGACTCTCTGTCCAAAATGGTTTTTGTTGAAACAACACCAGTGTTTTGGTCAATTGAAAAGAGATCGAGAACTCCAGAGATAATGTTCGAGGAAAGAGAATAGGAAATGGGATTGTTTATTCCACGATCACCATCTATGGCAATTACTGAAACAtaagaatatattgaaatgtttaTACACCTTTTGTATGAGACTTGCATTTCAGTCTGCATTAGTATCATTTCTTGTCGCAGAACTATTACATTTCATTAGTAATTAACAGAAATGCAGATGCTTATTATTACCTTGTAAGACAGATGTTCCGATTGGAGAATTCTCAGCAACTTTAGCAACAGGGCTAACCCGTACAAATTCTGGTGGTTGATCTTCTACATCCTCAACTTTCACGAGTAAAGCTGCAACACCTGTATTGACTCTTCCTTGCTTAGCACGATCAACGGCTAACACTTTGAGTtggtgaatatttttcttctcgtAATCTAAATGTCCtgtaaaatacaaaaattatatataattttctcTAGAAATCTGGATGCACCCAGCACATACCTATAAGTTTAACAATAGCTTTTCCTCCTGAAGTAGTTAAACTAAAAAGGTGTCTCTCATCTTGGTCCAGTTCTTGGAGATGGTAAACAACTTGACCATAAGGGCCTTCGTCATCATCTGTTGCTTCAAGTGTAGCGATTACACCAGGCGAAGCGTCTTCCTTAAGATATACAGTAGGTTGGTAACTTTTGAAAATTGGTGTGTTGTCGTTCACATCTTCGACCAGCAGGAGTAAACTCTGGGTTATAAAGTTACCATGGCCTAAACGACCATCGGTTAGTGTTAAAACTAAAGCATATTCGTCCCGCTCCTgtggaattaatgaaataatttttcttagTAATATAGCAGATAAAGTTCGATTCTAGATTTATTACCTCTCTATCTAATTCTTTTTTGAGGTAGATATTGGCTTCGTTGGGAGATATGTTCTCGACTTTGATGACGTCGCTTCCTGATTGTGTTCGAACGCCAAACTGGAGAGCATCACCGTCAGGATCAAGTCCTTTTAATTTATAGATAACTGAACCTATAAAATaccaataataatgaattatactCTTAACGGATAGCACAGGAATACaacaatgtaccgggtttttcaccataatttgaccccccctttaactttgttactgaaagaagtacaaaaaaatgttttctacaaaagtttcacgaaatcgactagtgtttttttaaatgatttcacaaaatgaaatatatacagggtgggcatgatattgattgcaacttcattttttcaaatggaacatcctgtatatttgactagcttttttccccctgatttcgaata carries:
- the LOC123676152 gene encoding cadherin-23, whose protein sequence is MNYRWRYQREMKSSFKNKMRTFKGFFVKIKFKSARCSEVRDFCSIWFFLVFLCVLSSVQCNRPPRFLIDGQTEIVLRLKEGKETPVGSVIYKLKGLDPDGDALQFGVRTQSGSDVIKVENISPNEANIYLKKELDREERDEYALVLTLTDGRLGHGNFITQSLLLLVEDVNDNTPIFKSYQPTVYLKEDASPGVIATLEATDDDEGPYGQVVYHLQELDQDERHLFSLTTSGGKAIVKLIGHLDYEKKNIHQLKVLAVDRAKQGRVNTGVAALLVKVEDVEDQPPEFVRVSPVAKVAENSPIGTSVLQVIAIDGDRGINNPISYSLSSNIISGVLDLFSIDQNTGVVSTKTILDRESMFETSGTFVLQVIATERGSQEVPSPWSSTEVTIIVTDVNDEAPTFRSRHYDCEVAENAPINTPLTFLRSAIPEVFDYDQGLNGTFQLYVKGASDLFEISPTKAVNEATFMIKVKNSSALDYEKLKIINFTLVAKEIVKTNPKFTEVSVNVHILDRNDNYPEFIRSIYDVSVPENCDIGTTIAWVQALDDDSGNFGTKGVRYTNLAGSIEHLLNLHPTSGVITVKTAGGPNWDREQVSRHYLTVEARDNLGRGNRNTVQLVINLEDVNDNPPLFIYNKYEARLFENKPHFEVPIRVEARDADLNGTKNSEIEYSLFGELYENFTINPHSGIIEPKYPLDFELLDGSSKENVRTLLLTIRAKDLGYPSLFSDVPLVVYVQDVNDNTPIFEYNFYNKTILENITESTSLLKIRAWDGDGSYPNNHIVYRIQRGASDKFVIGAESGIISIAKGASLDPDISSSRTLEYKLTVIAIDGAPGENRREKSVTVIINVIDVNNKKPVFLETGKIIIRENTPVGTIISKIIAKDLDSTAKLFYSTNPNECEARNERGNLLLRTPEFDCAKMFHLNAKTGILTVAKLLDREVAETYRIALNVEDLASETGPQIAKTFIDVELEDINDNSPKFVKPFYKFSITENSKNGVAIGSVLAEDADKNKTIVYALEGKIEYKNLVFLDTSTGNLVVANRIDHEMYNWMNLSVKAIDSGVPPRSSRVELFIQVLDENDNSPIFMAEPSRLMLPEDMPVGTQVTIIEAQDADSGENGKITYLLDRLSSQGKFSLDADTGILKISDKLDREEKASYLLIIEAWDNYQYGFNNGESRNAFKHINVTILDVNDNSPQLLVPPYCINVTEFHEIGQPITTIHASDSDDPSTSNGQVIIDIADGNNVELFSVEQINEWSAELKAIAPLRGRHGNYTLLMRAQDLGTPSHLVEEPICISIIDFNDHAPVFVTPPPNSTLRVPENATVGSALIQIVATDADIGLNGAVRYKLKADPASHWKTFNLQPVSGVLELRLPLNRGQQKIYDIRIEAYDLGTPTSLSSDLDLTVYVSNINDYQPQFLSDEFTVSFTENEAPGVEIRKLPDTVDRDDLEFEGPPTPICYYIIGGNEDEYFELDRIQHTLTILKPLDREEQSIYLLLVKATEDCSSTPKSDGFFDPNDDTQLKVIINVTDVNDNAPRFLHRVFTGGVSTATDFGTRFMSVKAVDADIGINARIKYYLIGKIQMTLTEGLENIHKPPFVVDEDTGDVILNFDPQQGMKGYFDFMVMVNDTDNLRDMSRVFIYLLREDQRVRFVLRQHPPELREKIELFREILGNVTGAIVNIDEFRVHANHDGTVDKTRTDLYLHLVDKNDNSILEVEEVLRLVDQNTEKLDSLFKDFNVLDTQPGGALALQSLQTVNQTFWLTASSMFLLLLLCLCLALCWNQRQRYHRKLKAATATAYVGADSEIHERGGGLSIISGRVPNTNKHTMHGSNPIWLQAYENEWFKNGDLYSQASEHDSLDENVISNPESNICTNDQMEEKCNHRPQNVYQTLPPAPLPRKLETTEL